A single window of Bradyrhizobium daqingense DNA harbors:
- a CDS encoding ABC transporter substrate-binding protein has translation MRSVWALAAMAALSVLTASTTTLAGEPKQGGILRMYHRDSPANASIHEGATYSLNIPFMPVFNNLVIYKQDVAQNSMDSIVPELAESWAWAGDNKTLTFKLRQGVKWHDGKPFTSADVKCTFDMLMGKAQQKFRQNPRKTWYDQVNDVSTNGDFEVSFNLKRPQPSLLALLASGYTPVYPCHVPPAEMRTHPIGTGPFKFVEFKANESIKLTRNPDYWRKGRPYLDGIEFTIIPNRSTAILAFIAGKFDMTFPTEVTIPLVKDVKSQAPNAICEIAPTNVATNIIVNSSSPPFDNVDIRRAMAMALDRKAFISIMFEGQGDVGGTMLPPPNGLWGMPKEMLETIPGYGPDVKANREEAKKLMQKAGYGPDKHLAVKVSTRNIPIYRDPAVILIDQLKNIYIDGEVDVVETANWFPKVARKDYMIGLNLTGNAVDDPDQSFYENYACGSERNYTNYCNKEIEKLFDVQSQETNVEKRKKLVWDIDKKLQEDVARPIIFHSRMGSCWQPYVKGITIMTNSSYNGYRYEDAWLDK, from the coding sequence ATGCGGAGCGTGTGGGCGCTCGCCGCAATGGCGGCGCTATCTGTGCTGACGGCCTCGACCACCACGCTGGCCGGCGAGCCCAAGCAGGGCGGCATCCTGCGGATGTATCATCGCGACAGCCCCGCCAACGCCTCCATCCATGAGGGCGCGACCTACTCGCTCAACATTCCCTTCATGCCGGTGTTCAACAACCTCGTCATCTACAAGCAGGACGTGGCGCAGAACAGCATGGACAGCATCGTGCCCGAGCTCGCCGAGAGCTGGGCCTGGGCGGGCGATAACAAGACGCTGACCTTCAAGCTGCGCCAGGGCGTGAAATGGCACGACGGCAAGCCGTTCACCTCGGCCGACGTGAAATGCACCTTCGACATGCTGATGGGCAAGGCGCAGCAGAAGTTCCGGCAGAACCCGCGCAAGACCTGGTACGACCAGGTCAACGACGTCTCGACCAATGGCGACTTCGAGGTCTCGTTCAACCTGAAGCGGCCGCAGCCCTCGCTGCTGGCGCTGCTCGCCTCGGGCTACACGCCGGTCTATCCCTGCCATGTCCCGCCCGCGGAGATGCGCACGCATCCGATCGGCACCGGCCCGTTCAAGTTCGTCGAGTTCAAGGCCAACGAATCCATCAAACTGACCCGCAATCCCGATTACTGGCGCAAGGGCCGGCCCTATCTGGACGGCATCGAGTTCACCATCATCCCGAACCGCTCGACCGCGATCCTCGCCTTCATCGCCGGCAAGTTCGACATGACCTTCCCGACGGAGGTGACGATCCCGCTGGTGAAGGACGTCAAGTCGCAGGCGCCGAACGCGATCTGCGAGATCGCGCCGACCAATGTTGCCACCAACATCATCGTCAATTCGTCCTCGCCGCCGTTCGACAATGTCGACATCCGCCGCGCCATGGCGATGGCGCTCGACCGCAAGGCGTTCATCTCGATCATGTTCGAGGGCCAGGGCGACGTCGGCGGCACCATGCTGCCGCCGCCGAACGGCCTGTGGGGCATGCCCAAGGAGATGCTGGAGACCATTCCCGGATACGGCCCCGACGTGAAGGCCAATCGTGAGGAGGCCAAGAAGCTGATGCAGAAGGCCGGCTACGGGCCCGACAAGCATCTCGCCGTAAAGGTCTCCACGCGCAACATCCCGATCTATCGCGATCCCGCGGTGATCCTGATCGACCAGCTCAAGAACATCTATATTGACGGCGAGGTCGACGTGGTAGAAACAGCGAACTGGTTCCCGAAGGTCGCGCGCAAGGACTACATGATCGGGCTCAATCTCACCGGCAATGCCGTGGACGACCCCGACCAGTCCTTCTACGAGAACTATGCCTGCGGCTCGGAGCGCAACTACACCAACTATTGCAACAAGGAGATCGAAAAGCTGTTCGACGTGCAGTCACAGGAGACCAATGTCGAGAAGCGCAAGAAGCTGGTCTGGGACATCGACAAGAAGCTGCAGGAGGATGTCGCGCGGCCCATCATCTTCCACAGCCGCATGGGTAGCTGCTGGCAGCCTTACGTCAAGGGCATCACCATCATGACGAACAGCTCCTATAACGGCTATCGCTACGAGGATGCGTGGCTGGACAAGTAG
- a CDS encoding ABC transporter permease: MFAYLVRRLFLMLVTLFGISIVIFFLLRIVPGNIVDILFAAAGYVDPADKANLEKELGIDRPLVVQYWHWISGFLRGDFGYSYVSEKPALQEILPRIPITARLAGLALLFSASIGIPLGVISAVKQGTKLDYALRVVSLSGLSLPSFWLGLLILTASVAMFGQMPIFNPNPQTWLEAFATYAVPAAAVGFRSAALTMRIARSSMLEVLRQDYIRTARAKGASEAAVNYHHALKNAILPVITVIGIEAAFLIGGLIVTETVFNIPGVARYLVEAIRWRDYPIVQNLVMFIAVVVVFANFIVDMLYAVFDPRIRYTD; this comes from the coding sequence ATGTTTGCCTATCTGGTGCGGCGCCTATTCCTGATGCTCGTGACCCTGTTCGGGATCTCGATCGTCATCTTCTTCCTGCTGCGCATCGTGCCCGGCAACATCGTCGACATCCTGTTCGCCGCCGCCGGCTATGTCGATCCCGCCGACAAGGCCAATCTGGAGAAGGAGCTCGGCATCGACCGGCCGCTGGTCGTGCAATATTGGCACTGGATCAGCGGTTTCCTGCGCGGCGATTTCGGCTACTCCTACGTCTCGGAAAAGCCCGCGCTGCAGGAGATCCTGCCGCGGATCCCGATCACGGCGCGCCTCGCCGGCCTTGCGCTATTGTTCTCGGCCTCCATCGGCATCCCGCTCGGCGTCATCAGCGCGGTGAAACAGGGCACGAAGCTCGACTACGCCTTACGCGTCGTCAGCCTCAGCGGATTGTCGCTGCCCTCGTTCTGGCTCGGCCTGCTCATCCTCACCGCGTCGGTGGCGATGTTCGGCCAGATGCCGATCTTCAATCCGAATCCGCAGACCTGGCTCGAGGCGTTCGCCACCTACGCCGTGCCGGCCGCCGCGGTCGGCTTCCGCAGCGCAGCGCTGACCATGCGCATCGCTCGCTCCTCGATGCTGGAGGTGCTGCGGCAGGACTACATCCGCACCGCCCGTGCCAAGGGTGCCTCCGAGGCCGCCGTGAACTATCACCACGCGCTGAAGAACGCGATCCTGCCGGTCATCACCGTGATCGGCATCGAGGCCGCGTTCCTGATCGGCGGCCTGATCGTGACCGAGACCGTGTTCAACATCCCCGGCGTCGCCCGCTACCTGGTCGAGGCGATCCGCTGGCGCGACTATCCGATCGTGCAGAACCTCGTGATGTTCATCGCCGTCGTGGTGGTGTTCGCCAATTTCATCGTCGACATGCTCTACGCGGTGTTCGATCCGCGGATCAGGTACACGGATTAG
- a CDS encoding ABC transporter ATP-binding protein, translating to MTEALLEVTDLKKHYPVRAGVLRRRVGTVHAVDGVSFSLGIGETLGLVGESGCGKSTVARSVLRLVEPTSGQIRLEGEDITHLSKSDLRPHRRSMQIVFQDPFASLNPRMTAGDIVGEPLAVHGLATGKALEARVARLFEQVGLRPDQMRNFPHQFSGGQRQRICIARALALEPRLIVCDEPVSALDVSIQAQVINLLIDLQRQHGFSYLFIAHDLAVVAHISHRVAVMYLGRIVEIADKDELFRNPRHPYTQALLASVPVANPLAKRLTPLVDGDVPSPVNPPSGCAFHTRCRFAMERCKTERPALADAGDGHQVACLLNEGTGRSQ from the coding sequence ATGACCGAAGCGCTGCTCGAGGTCACCGATCTCAAGAAGCACTATCCAGTGCGCGCGGGCGTGCTGCGCCGGCGCGTCGGCACGGTGCATGCGGTCGACGGCGTGTCGTTTTCGCTTGGTATCGGCGAGACGCTCGGCCTCGTCGGCGAATCCGGCTGCGGCAAGTCGACGGTGGCGCGCAGCGTATTGCGGCTGGTGGAGCCGACCTCGGGGCAGATCCGCCTCGAAGGCGAGGACATCACCCATCTCTCCAAGTCCGATCTTCGCCCGCACCGGCGGTCGATGCAGATCGTGTTCCAGGACCCCTTCGCCTCGCTCAATCCACGCATGACCGCGGGCGACATCGTTGGCGAGCCGCTCGCCGTGCATGGCCTGGCGACCGGCAAGGCGCTGGAGGCGCGCGTCGCAAGACTGTTCGAGCAGGTGGGCCTGAGGCCGGACCAGATGCGCAACTTCCCGCATCAATTCTCCGGCGGCCAACGCCAGCGCATCTGCATCGCACGGGCGCTGGCGCTGGAGCCAAGGCTGATCGTCTGCGACGAACCGGTCTCTGCGCTCGACGTCTCGATCCAGGCGCAGGTGATCAACCTCCTGATCGACCTGCAACGCCAGCACGGCTTCTCCTATCTCTTCATCGCGCACGACCTCGCCGTGGTCGCTCATATCAGCCACCGCGTCGCCGTGATGTATCTCGGCCGCATCGTCGAGATCGCCGACAAAGACGAGCTGTTCCGAAACCCGCGGCATCCCTATACGCAGGCCCTGCTCGCTTCGGTACCGGTCGCCAATCCGCTCGCGAAAAGACTTACACCGCTGGTTGACGGCGACGTGCCGAGCCCGGTCAATCCGCCCTCGGGCTGCGCGTTTCACACCCGCTGCCGGTTCGCGATGGAGCGCTGCAAGACCGAGCGGCCGGCGCTGGCGGACGCCGGCGACGGGCATCAGGTGGCGTGTCTGCTCAATGAGGGGACGGGACGGAGCCAGTAG
- a CDS encoding AMP-binding protein yields MYPGQHARLRPLQPAFIMAATGETITYRELEARSNRLAHLFRKHGLKRLDHYSIFMENNSRYLEACGAGERSGLYYTCINSFLTPGELAYLLVNSRSRILITSVAKLDIAREAIQACPEVKLCIVADGPGESDRIVGLAEVTAGLPATPIADEWLGTAMLYSSGTTGRPKGILRPLPEEPPRHNLPLFDFLTKLWNYREGMVYLSPAPLYHSAPQAAVNLTIRMGGTVIIMESFDPERYLQLVERWGITHTQLVPTMFSRMLKLPEEVRKRYDLSSLEIAIHAAAPCPALVKDDMIKWWGPIIHEYYGATEGLGFTACNSEEWLAHRGTVGKVLLGDLHILDENMQECPTGTPGQVWFKTATPFEYFNDPEKTKEARSADGSMSTVGDVGYVDQDRFLYLTDRATFMIISGGVNIYPQECENLLITHPKVADAAVFGVPNPDLGEEVKAVVQPMPGVVPGPALADELIAFCAKSLSRQKVPRSVDFEKELPRLPTGKLYKRLLRDRYWANKASRIV; encoded by the coding sequence ATGTACCCAGGTCAGCATGCCCGCCTACGCCCGCTTCAGCCCGCCTTCATCATGGCGGCGACAGGCGAGACCATCACCTATCGCGAGCTGGAGGCACGCAGTAACCGCCTCGCGCATCTGTTCCGGAAGCACGGCCTGAAGCGGCTCGATCACTACTCGATCTTCATGGAGAACAATTCCCGTTATCTCGAAGCCTGCGGCGCGGGCGAGCGGTCCGGCCTCTACTACACCTGCATCAACTCCTTCCTGACGCCGGGCGAGCTCGCTTATCTCCTCGTCAACAGTCGGTCCAGGATCCTGATCACGTCGGTGGCCAAGCTCGACATCGCGCGCGAGGCGATCCAGGCCTGCCCCGAGGTCAAGCTCTGCATCGTCGCCGACGGCCCCGGCGAGAGCGACCGCATCGTCGGCCTTGCCGAGGTGACCGCCGGCCTGCCGGCGACGCCGATCGCCGACGAGTGGCTCGGCACCGCCATGCTCTATTCATCGGGCACGACGGGACGGCCCAAAGGCATTTTGCGGCCGCTGCCCGAGGAGCCGCCGAGGCACAATCTGCCGCTGTTCGATTTTCTGACCAAGCTCTGGAACTACCGCGAGGGCATGGTCTATCTGTCGCCGGCGCCGCTCTATCACTCGGCGCCGCAGGCGGCCGTGAACCTCACGATCCGCATGGGCGGCACCGTGATCATCATGGAGAGCTTCGATCCCGAACGCTATCTCCAGCTCGTCGAGCGCTGGGGCATCACCCACACCCAGCTGGTGCCGACCATGTTCTCGCGCATGCTGAAGCTGCCGGAGGAGGTGCGAAAGCGCTACGACCTGTCCTCGCTCGAGATCGCGATCCACGCCGCCGCGCCCTGCCCGGCCCTGGTCAAGGACGACATGATCAAATGGTGGGGACCGATCATCCACGAATATTACGGCGCGACCGAGGGCCTCGGCTTCACCGCCTGCAACAGCGAGGAATGGCTGGCCCATCGCGGCACCGTTGGCAAGGTTCTGCTCGGCGACCTCCACATTCTCGACGAGAACATGCAGGAATGCCCGACCGGAACGCCCGGCCAGGTCTGGTTCAAGACGGCCACACCATTCGAATATTTCAACGATCCCGAGAAGACCAAGGAAGCCCGCTCGGCCGACGGCAGCATGAGCACGGTCGGCGACGTCGGCTATGTCGACCAGGACCGCTTCCTTTATCTCACCGACCGCGCCACCTTCATGATCATCTCCGGCGGGGTAAACATCTATCCGCAGGAATGCGAGAATCTGCTGATTACTCACCCGAAGGTCGCCGATGCCGCCGTGTTCGGCGTGCCCAATCCTGACCTCGGTGAAGAGGTGAAGGCGGTGGTGCAGCCGATGCCCGGCGTGGTGCCCGGCCCCGCGCTCGCGGATGAGTTGATCGCGTTCTGCGCCAAATCGCTGTCGCGGCAGAAAGTGCCGCGCTCGGTCGATTTCGAGAAGGAATTGCCGCGGCTGCCGACAGGCAAGCTGTACAAGCGGCTGCTCAGGGACCGCTATTGGGCGAACAAGGCGTCGCGGATCGTGTGA
- a CDS encoding iron-containing alcohol dehydrogenase: MHQGRVVYGAIEEVVFGHPAAEAIVAQMDRLGTRRAFLMVSGTLNRQTDEITRIKLALGARCAGLFDAMPAHTPREAVIAATRAAREVDADLIVTVGGGSITDGAKAVQLCLANGIDDIEGIDRIRVHKGAAPQMNAPAVRQISVPTTIAGGEFSAIAGITDRAAHVKQMLRHPLTVPRATILDPAITVHTPEWLFLSTGIRAVDHCVEAICSRETHPYADAQSVKGLAMLADALPRVKADPADLDARMDAQIGTWLSMGALSAGVPMGASHGIGYVLGGAFDVPHGYTSCVMLPAVMRWNARDNAERQMIVAAAMGYPGRSAADVLDAFIRSLGMPRSLADVGVLREHFDGIAEQAMRTNWIPRNPRRIDGPADVREILLLAA, encoded by the coding sequence GTGCACCAGGGACGTGTCGTTTACGGCGCGATCGAGGAGGTCGTGTTCGGCCATCCCGCAGCCGAGGCCATCGTGGCGCAGATGGACCGGCTGGGAACGCGCCGCGCCTTCCTGATGGTCTCAGGCACGCTCAACCGGCAGACCGACGAGATCACAAGAATCAAGCTGGCGCTCGGCGCACGCTGCGCCGGACTGTTCGACGCGATGCCGGCGCACACGCCGCGCGAAGCGGTGATCGCCGCCACTCGCGCGGCGCGCGAAGTTGACGCCGACCTGATCGTCACCGTCGGTGGCGGCTCCATCACCGACGGCGCCAAGGCGGTGCAGCTCTGCCTTGCCAACGGCATCGACGATATCGAGGGCATCGACCGCATTCGCGTCCACAAGGGCGCCGCGCCGCAGATGAACGCACCCGCGGTGCGCCAGATCAGCGTGCCGACCACGATCGCCGGCGGCGAGTTCAGCGCGATCGCCGGCATCACCGACCGAGCTGCCCATGTGAAGCAGATGCTGCGGCATCCGCTCACGGTGCCGCGCGCGACCATCCTCGACCCCGCCATCACCGTACACACGCCGGAATGGCTGTTTCTGTCGACGGGTATCCGCGCCGTCGACCATTGCGTGGAAGCGATCTGCTCGCGCGAGACGCATCCCTATGCCGACGCGCAATCGGTCAAGGGCCTCGCCATGCTCGCCGACGCGCTGCCGCGGGTGAAGGCGGACCCTGCCGATCTCGACGCCCGGATGGACGCGCAGATCGGCACTTGGCTGTCGATGGGCGCGCTTTCGGCCGGCGTTCCCATGGGCGCGAGCCACGGCATCGGCTACGTGCTGGGCGGGGCTTTCGACGTGCCGCATGGCTACACCTCCTGCGTCATGCTGCCGGCGGTGATGCGCTGGAACGCGCGCGACAATGCCGAGCGCCAGATGATCGTCGCCGCCGCGATGGGCTATCCCGGTCGGAGCGCGGCCGACGTGCTCGATGCCTTCATCCGCTCGCTCGGCATGCCACGCAGCCTCGCCGACGTCGGCGTGTTGCGGGAGCATTTCGATGGCATTGCCGAACAGGCGATGCGCACGAACTGGATCCCGCGCAATCCGCGCAGGATCGACGGCCCCGCCGACGTGCGCGAAATCCTGCTTCTTGCCGCATGA
- a CDS encoding efflux RND transporter periplasmic adaptor subunit, protein MGGPDGNERPVKKHDFIQVRHGAMGGLLIAAFALAGCDKPASQAAAPPPAPVTVAQPVKRTVTDWDEYTGRFEAVEEVQVRPRVGGFVNSVEFQDGAIVRQGDLLYVIDPRPFEAVATQAEGQLSDARARVELAKRELDRGLSLVQTSAVSEQVVDQRRQALQAAHAAEKQAEGALKAAKLNIEFTHVTAPLTGRVSRHLVSPGNLVQGSDSGTSTLLTSIVTLDPIYIYFDMDEATFIKYSKLWFEGRRPSSRDTANPVQVTLAGETKPSREGAVNFLDNRLDVSTGTLRSRAVVKNTDLSILPGQFGRVRLIGSAPYEALLIPDVAIATDQSRKIVFVVKPDDTVEARPVVLGPLDDGLRVIREGLKAEDRVIVNGIQRARVGAKVAPQTAQAPAGGKS, encoded by the coding sequence ATGGGCGGACCGGACGGAAACGAGCGACCTGTCAAAAAGCACGATTTCATCCAGGTGCGGCACGGCGCCATGGGCGGGCTCCTCATCGCGGCATTCGCGCTCGCGGGCTGCGACAAACCGGCATCCCAGGCTGCTGCCCCGCCGCCGGCGCCGGTCACTGTCGCCCAGCCGGTCAAGCGCACCGTCACCGATTGGGACGAATACACCGGCCGCTTCGAGGCGGTCGAGGAGGTGCAGGTGCGCCCCCGCGTCGGCGGCTTCGTCAACTCGGTCGAATTCCAGGACGGGGCCATCGTGCGTCAGGGCGATCTGCTCTACGTGATCGACCCGCGTCCGTTCGAGGCGGTGGCGACGCAGGCGGAAGGGCAGCTCTCCGACGCGCGCGCCCGGGTCGAGCTTGCCAAGCGCGAGCTCGATCGCGGCCTCAGCCTGGTGCAGACCAGTGCGGTCTCCGAGCAGGTCGTCGATCAGCGCCGCCAGGCCTTGCAGGCCGCGCACGCTGCCGAGAAGCAGGCCGAGGGCGCGCTGAAGGCCGCCAAGCTCAACATCGAGTTCACGCATGTCACGGCGCCGCTGACCGGCCGCGTCAGCCGCCACCTCGTCAGCCCCGGCAACCTCGTGCAGGGCAGCGATAGCGGAACGTCGACATTGCTAACGTCGATCGTCACGCTGGATCCGATCTACATCTATTTCGACATGGATGAGGCGACCTTCATCAAATACAGCAAGCTGTGGTTCGAAGGACGGCGCCCAAGCTCGCGCGACACCGCAAATCCGGTGCAGGTGACGCTGGCAGGCGAGACCAAGCCGTCGCGTGAGGGCGCCGTCAATTTTCTCGACAACCGCCTCGACGTCTCGACCGGCACGTTGCGCAGCCGCGCCGTGGTCAAGAACACCGACCTCTCGATCCTGCCCGGCCAGTTCGGCCGCGTCCGCCTGATCGGCAGCGCGCCCTATGAGGCGCTGCTGATCCCCGACGTTGCGATTGCGACCGATCAGTCCCGCAAGATCGTGTTCGTGGTCAAACCTGATGACACCGTCGAGGCGCGCCCGGTGGTGCTCGGTCCGCTGGACGACGGCCTGCGCGTGATCCGCGAAGGCTTGAAGGCGGAGGACCGCGTCATCGTCAACGGCATCCAGCGCGCCCGTGTCGGCGCCAAGGTCGCCCCGCAGACCGCGCAAGCCCCGGCCGGTGGCAAGTCATGA
- a CDS encoding ABC transporter permease encodes MAAIDFDVELRRAGAHATGGWRRVLFMAQRHVLGAAGLVIMTAFVLTAIFADFIARYDPLTVDSARALARPSLAHWMGTDSFGRDVFSRIIHGARISLAVGLGSTALGGIIGVIVGLTSGYLSGWVDLVFQRVSDVLQALPLLVLALVMTAALGPSLPNVIIAIAIPLIPTVARVIRANTLALREQPFVEAAKSIGMSEMRIALRHVLPNTLAPLIVLATAQLGSTILTEASLSFLGLGIPEPYPSWGRMLSESAAEYVRTAPWLVIFPGIAISLAVFGANLFGDALRDVLDPRQRG; translated from the coding sequence TTGGCCGCGATCGACTTCGACGTTGAACTCAGGCGCGCCGGGGCGCATGCGACCGGCGGGTGGCGGCGCGTGCTGTTCATGGCGCAGCGGCATGTGCTGGGCGCGGCCGGGCTCGTCATCATGACGGCGTTCGTTCTCACCGCGATCTTCGCCGACTTCATCGCGCGCTACGATCCGCTGACGGTCGATTCCGCCCGTGCGCTGGCCCGCCCGAGCCTGGCGCACTGGATGGGCACGGACTCCTTCGGCCGCGACGTGTTCAGCCGCATCATCCACGGGGCACGGATCTCGCTCGCGGTCGGACTCGGCTCGACCGCGCTCGGCGGCATCATCGGGGTGATCGTCGGCCTGACGTCGGGCTATCTCTCCGGCTGGGTCGATCTCGTGTTCCAGCGCGTCTCGGACGTGCTCCAGGCGCTGCCGCTGCTGGTGCTCGCGCTGGTGATGACGGCCGCGCTCGGCCCGTCGCTGCCGAACGTCATCATCGCCATCGCGATTCCGCTGATCCCGACGGTCGCGCGCGTGATCCGGGCCAACACGCTGGCGCTGCGCGAGCAGCCCTTCGTGGAGGCCGCAAAATCGATCGGCATGAGCGAGATGCGCATCGCGCTCCGCCACGTGCTGCCGAACACGCTGGCGCCGCTGATCGTGCTCGCCACCGCGCAACTCGGCTCGACCATCCTCACCGAAGCTTCCCTCTCCTTCCTCGGCCTCGGCATTCCCGAGCCGTATCCGTCATGGGGCCGCATGCTCTCGGAATCCGCCGCCGAATATGTCCGCACCGCGCCCTGGCTGGTGATCTTCCCGGGCATCGCCATCAGCCTCGCCGTATTCGGCGCCAACCTGTTCGGCGACGCCCTGCGCGACGTCCTCGATCCACGGCAGCGCGGCTGA
- a CDS encoding ABC transporter ATP-binding protein gives MADKSDLVLDVKNLKTVFFTNSGLFKAVDDLSFSVRRGETLAIVGESGCGKSVTALSLMRLVPDPPGRIVGGSVSLEGTDVLALEEAEMRKIRGNRISMIFQEPMTSLNPVMRIGDQIVEAVRLHRNLSAKEAGNIAVEMLRLVRIPEPARRAREYPHQLSGGMRQRAMIAMALACRPALLIADEPTTALDVTIQAQILALILDLQKELGTGLVLITHDLGVVAQTAQRVIVMYAGRKVEEASVEALFAAPKHPYTRGLMASIPAVPASGAAAQARLNEIPGTVPSLVRLPQGCAFAPRCKLAIKRCEAEYPPLADWGGGHLAACWRAAEVAEVA, from the coding sequence ATGGCTGACAAATCCGATCTCGTGCTCGACGTGAAGAACCTGAAGACGGTGTTCTTCACCAATTCAGGCCTGTTCAAGGCCGTCGACGATCTCTCCTTCAGTGTGAGACGCGGCGAGACTCTGGCAATCGTCGGCGAATCCGGCTGCGGCAAGAGCGTCACGGCGCTCTCGCTGATGCGGCTGGTGCCCGATCCGCCCGGGCGTATCGTCGGCGGCTCCGTGTCGCTCGAAGGCACCGATGTGCTGGCGCTGGAGGAAGCGGAGATGCGCAAGATCCGCGGCAACCGCATCTCCATGATCTTCCAGGAGCCGATGACTTCGCTCAACCCCGTAATGCGGATCGGCGACCAGATCGTCGAAGCCGTGCGGCTGCACCGGAACCTGTCGGCCAAGGAGGCCGGGAATATCGCAGTCGAGATGCTGCGGCTGGTGCGCATCCCCGAGCCGGCGCGGCGCGCACGGGAATATCCGCATCAGCTCTCCGGCGGCATGCGCCAGCGCGCGATGATCGCCATGGCGCTGGCCTGCCGGCCGGCGCTGCTGATCGCGGACGAGCCGACCACCGCGCTCGACGTCACCATCCAGGCGCAGATTCTGGCGCTGATCCTCGATCTCCAGAAAGAGCTCGGCACCGGCCTCGTGCTGATCACGCATGATCTCGGCGTCGTCGCGCAGACTGCGCAGCGCGTGATCGTGATGTATGCCGGTCGGAAGGTCGAGGAAGCCAGCGTCGAGGCCTTGTTTGCGGCGCCAAAACATCCCTATACGCGCGGGCTGATGGCGTCGATCCCCGCGGTACCGGCGTCCGGCGCCGCCGCGCAGGCGCGGCTGAACGAAATTCCTGGCACCGTGCCCTCGCTGGTGCGGCTGCCGCAAGGTTGCGCTTTCGCGCCGCGCTGCAAGCTCGCGATCAAGCGCTGCGAGGCCGAATATCCACCGCTCGCGGACTGGGGCGGCGGCCATCTCGCGGCGTGCTGGCGCGCCGCTGAAGTTGCGGAGGTGGCATGA